In one window of Halorubrum sp. BV1 DNA:
- a CDS encoding glycosyltransferase family 4 protein: MRVSHYFEFGDRITGGIAESVAHQRTMLDRVGIDYTTEPTLDADVLHCNLMGPRSVWYAKRARDRGVPVVAHTHVTAEDFGDSFRFTNALAKPLKPYLSRAYGLADALVCPSEYNENVIADYTDAPTTVISNGVDREKLDGFESLEAEYRDRYDLDPPTVFLVGHVIKRKGLETFVDLARELPDIDFAWFGPLDLSLKGRETTRLIEESPENCTFTGYIDDVRGAFAAGDVFLFPTHEENEGIALLEAMTAGKAVVVRDIETFEWLDDGEDCLKVSATGTGEGTDADGEIGAFADALRRLRDPDLRERLGANAAARSEAFSLDSIAERYRSLYERVA; encoded by the coding sequence ATGAGAGTCAGCCACTACTTCGAGTTCGGAGACCGGATCACGGGCGGCATCGCGGAGTCCGTCGCCCACCAGCGGACGATGCTCGACCGCGTCGGGATCGACTATACCACGGAACCGACGCTCGACGCAGACGTGCTCCACTGCAACCTGATGGGTCCCCGGTCGGTGTGGTACGCGAAGCGCGCGCGCGACCGCGGCGTGCCGGTGGTCGCCCACACGCACGTCACCGCGGAGGACTTCGGCGACAGCTTCCGGTTTACCAACGCGCTCGCGAAGCCGCTCAAGCCGTATCTCAGCCGCGCGTACGGGCTCGCGGACGCGCTCGTCTGCCCCTCCGAATACAACGAGAACGTGATAGCCGACTACACTGACGCGCCGACGACCGTGATCTCGAACGGCGTCGACCGCGAGAAGCTCGACGGGTTCGAGTCGCTGGAGGCGGAGTACCGCGACCGATACGACCTCGATCCGCCGACCGTGTTTCTGGTGGGCCACGTGATCAAACGGAAGGGGTTAGAGACGTTCGTCGACCTCGCCCGCGAACTTCCCGACATCGACTTCGCGTGGTTCGGTCCCCTCGATCTGTCGCTGAAGGGGCGTGAGACCACGCGGCTCATCGAGGAATCGCCGGAGAACTGCACGTTCACCGGATACATCGACGACGTCCGGGGGGCGTTCGCCGCGGGCGACGTGTTCTTGTTCCCCACCCACGAGGAGAACGAGGGGATCGCGCTTTTGGAGGCGATGACCGCCGGGAAAGCCGTCGTCGTCCGCGACATCGAGACGTTCGAGTGGCTCGACGACGGCGAGGACTGTCTGAAGGTCTCGGCGACCGGCACCGGGGAGGGGACGGACGCAGACGGCGAGATCGGTGCGTTCGCCGACGCCCTCCGCCGGCTCCGCGATCCCGACCTCCGCGAGCGGCTGGGGGCGAACGCGGCGGCTCGCAGCGAGGCGTTCTCGCTCGATTCGATCGCCGAGCGGTACCGGTCGCTGTACGAGCGGGTGGCGTGA
- a CDS encoding lysylphosphatidylglycerol synthase transmembrane domain-containing protein, whose amino-acid sequence MDRNPRRGLILGALAALGILAVLFVVVGAGRVVDQLVAADRRLVVASFGLALCWLLAWSIMLRTVLGSLDVSLSVPTAFLVYAGAVFANNVTPFGQAGGEPVAAALISRVSGSRYETGLVGIASVDVLNVVPSISLVFLGVGYYATTTAVGERLSVAVAVAVGLITVIVTVIGLAWRFRRRMVARLPAGVAGLLGRLDRFDPAPLEARLTERLRNFFADIERVGTSPGRLAAAVGLSLSGWVFQAAALTVAFAAVGHHISPAIPIFVVPLAYVAGATPLPGGLGGIEAAFVALLVPTTGIPASTVTAAVLVFRGAVYWMPVAIGGVSASALGVRAMR is encoded by the coding sequence ATGGACCGGAACCCGCGGCGCGGGCTGATACTGGGCGCGCTCGCGGCCCTCGGGATACTCGCGGTGCTCTTCGTCGTCGTGGGGGCCGGCCGCGTCGTCGATCAGCTCGTCGCCGCCGACCGTCGTCTGGTCGTCGCCTCGTTCGGCCTCGCGCTCTGCTGGCTGCTCGCGTGGAGCATCATGCTCCGGACCGTGCTCGGCTCTCTCGACGTGTCGCTGTCGGTTCCAACTGCGTTCCTCGTGTACGCCGGCGCGGTGTTCGCCAACAACGTCACGCCGTTCGGACAGGCCGGCGGCGAGCCGGTCGCGGCGGCGCTCATCTCGCGCGTGTCCGGTTCGCGCTACGAGACGGGGCTCGTCGGGATCGCGAGCGTCGACGTGCTCAACGTGGTCCCGTCCATCTCACTCGTCTTCCTCGGCGTCGGCTACTACGCGACGACGACCGCTGTCGGCGAGCGGCTGAGCGTCGCGGTCGCGGTCGCCGTCGGACTCATCACCGTCATCGTCACCGTCATCGGACTCGCGTGGCGGTTCCGCCGACGGATGGTCGCCCGCCTGCCCGCCGGCGTCGCCGGACTGCTCGGTCGGCTGGACCGGTTCGATCCAGCCCCGCTCGAAGCCCGACTCACAGAGCGGCTCCGGAACTTCTTCGCGGACATAGAGCGCGTCGGGACCAGTCCGGGCCGGCTCGCGGCGGCCGTCGGGCTCTCGCTCTCGGGGTGGGTCTTTCAGGCGGCGGCGCTCACGGTCGCGTTCGCGGCGGTCGGCCACCACATCTCGCCGGCGATTCCGATATTCGTCGTTCCCTTGGCGTACGTCGCGGGTGCCACGCCGCTTCCCGGCGGACTCGGCGGGATCGAGGCCGCGTTCGTCGCGCTGCTCGTTCCCACGACCGGCATCCCGGCGTCGACGGTCACCGCGGCCGTGCTCGTGTTCCGCGGGGCGGTCTACTGGATGCCCGTCGCCATCGGCGGCGTCTCGGCGTCGGCGCTCGGCGTTCGAGCGATGCGGTAG
- the asd gene encoding aspartate-semialdehyde dehydrogenase, whose protein sequence is MSVRVGILGATGAVGQRFIQLLDDHPTFELAAVTASAESAGKTYREAAKWRVNTPIPDDVAEMEVAETNPAGVADADVDLLFSSLPSGVASDVEPAFLEEGYVVSSNSSNDRMADDVPLTIPEINPGHLDLIEVQRDERGWDGALVKNPNCSTITMVPTLAAIDEFGLESVHVSTLQAVSGAGYSGVTSMEIIDNAIPHIGGEEAKMETESRKLLGEFDGAAVHLHDADVAASCNRIPTLDGHLENVFAEFTADPSPAELREAMEAFESADLPSSPDQLIKVFGDDDPERPQPRLDRTYADGMGIVAGGVQTTDDGAKYNCLAHNTIRGAAGASLLNGELLVEEGYV, encoded by the coding sequence ATGTCTGTACGAGTCGGCATCCTCGGTGCCACCGGTGCTGTGGGACAGCGATTCATCCAGTTGCTCGACGACCACCCGACCTTCGAGCTCGCCGCGGTCACCGCGAGCGCGGAGAGCGCCGGCAAGACGTACCGCGAAGCCGCGAAGTGGCGCGTGAACACGCCCATTCCGGACGACGTGGCCGAGATGGAGGTCGCGGAGACGAACCCGGCCGGGGTCGCCGACGCCGACGTCGACCTGCTCTTTTCGTCGCTCCCCTCGGGAGTCGCGAGCGACGTCGAACCGGCGTTCTTAGAGGAGGGATACGTCGTCTCGTCGAACTCCTCAAACGACCGCATGGCCGACGACGTCCCGCTCACCATCCCCGAAATCAACCCCGGCCACCTCGATCTGATTGAGGTCCAGCGCGACGAGCGCGGCTGGGACGGGGCCTTGGTGAAGAACCCGAACTGCTCGACCATCACCATGGTTCCGACGCTCGCGGCGATCGACGAGTTCGGGCTCGAAAGCGTGCACGTCTCGACCTTACAGGCGGTCTCCGGTGCGGGCTACTCCGGCGTCACCTCGATGGAGATCATCGACAACGCCATCCCGCACATCGGCGGCGAAGAAGCGAAGATGGAGACGGAGTCGCGGAAGCTGCTCGGGGAGTTCGACGGCGCAGCGGTACACCTCCACGACGCCGACGTCGCCGCCTCGTGTAACCGGATCCCGACGCTTGACGGCCACTTAGAGAACGTCTTCGCGGAGTTCACAGCGGACCCGTCGCCGGCGGAGCTGCGAGAGGCGATGGAGGCGTTCGAGAGCGCGGACCTGCCGAGCTCGCCGGACCAGCTCATCAAGGTGTTCGGCGACGACGATCCGGAGCGTCCGCAGCCGCGGCTCGACCGGACGTACGCCGACGGGATGGGTATCGTCGCCGGCGGGGTTCAGACGACCGACGACGGCGCGAAGTACAACTGTCTCGCGCACAACACGATCCGCGGCGCGGCCGGTGCCTCCCTGCTGAACGGCGAACTGCTCGTCGAGGAAGGGTACGTCTAG
- a CDS encoding Na+/H+ antiporter NhaC family protein, giving the protein MTDFGALSIAPPVLAIVLAILTRKAVLSLFLGIWSGAVIVTGGLGIVQTFEWIVAAISDEFQATILVFTLLLGSGVAMVWNLGGTAAVREWALARLDSQRKAGLVAWGLGVVLFFDDYANTAIVGSAMKDVSDRLRISREKLSYVVDSTAAPVATLGISSWVAFQLSLIGEGYESAGVDAANRPGTFEVFVSSIPFNMYAILAIVMVLVIVGTGRDYGEMLTAEHRSWTAGKVTRDEAVPMQDVAGELGEPPASTPRLVNFFVPVAVLIAVTIATALWSGEFSPIGFAGDLAAGEFGPAGGRLWDAALDASYEVALMIGSFAMVASGFALGKAYDVFGVGDATEYTIDGFGIMLTAAAILSLAWGIGEAIDALGTGDYVATMAVGSVSPALLPALVFVVAGVIAFSTGTSWGTMGIVTPIAIPIAWEVSGGGPAGHTLVAAMVGVIFSGAIFGDHSSPISDTTVLSATFTGADLIDHVRTQIYYAVTVAAVVVLLLVIWGFTRVTPLALLPLGAVVLVGLVYLLSAVDARRRGIDPVSVREVQSDDGDAVVVAGTEQED; this is encoded by the coding sequence ATGACCGACTTCGGCGCGCTGTCGATCGCTCCGCCCGTGCTCGCGATCGTGCTTGCGATACTCACCCGAAAGGCCGTGTTGTCACTGTTTCTCGGTATTTGGTCCGGTGCGGTGATCGTCACCGGCGGGCTCGGGATCGTCCAGACGTTCGAGTGGATCGTCGCCGCGATCTCCGACGAGTTCCAAGCCACCATCCTCGTGTTCACCCTCCTCCTCGGCTCCGGCGTCGCGATGGTGTGGAACCTCGGGGGGACGGCCGCAGTCCGGGAGTGGGCGCTCGCGCGACTCGACAGCCAGCGGAAGGCCGGGCTCGTCGCGTGGGGACTCGGTGTCGTCCTCTTTTTCGACGACTACGCGAACACCGCTATCGTCGGCTCGGCGATGAAAGACGTCTCAGACCGCCTCCGAATCTCCCGCGAGAAGCTGTCGTACGTCGTCGACTCCACGGCGGCACCGGTGGCCACGCTGGGGATCTCCTCGTGGGTCGCCTTCCAGCTCTCGCTGATCGGGGAGGGGTACGAGTCCGCGGGCGTCGACGCCGCCAACCGCCCCGGCACGTTCGAGGTGTTCGTCTCCTCGATCCCGTTCAATATGTACGCGATCTTGGCGATCGTGATGGTGCTCGTGATCGTCGGCACGGGCCGCGACTACGGCGAGATGCTGACCGCCGAACACCGCTCGTGGACCGCGGGAAAGGTCACCCGCGACGAGGCGGTGCCGATGCAAGACGTCGCCGGCGAACTCGGCGAGCCGCCGGCGTCGACGCCCCGACTGGTCAACTTCTTCGTCCCCGTTGCGGTCCTCATCGCAGTCACGATCGCGACTGCGCTGTGGTCGGGAGAGTTCTCGCCGATCGGGTTCGCCGGCGACCTCGCAGCCGGCGAGTTCGGCCCGGCCGGCGGGCGGCTCTGGGACGCGGCGCTTGACGCCTCTTACGAGGTGGCGCTCATGATCGGCTCGTTCGCGATGGTCGCGAGCGGGTTCGCACTCGGGAAGGCGTACGACGTCTTCGGCGTCGGCGACGCGACGGAGTACACGATAGACGGGTTCGGAATCATGCTCACCGCGGCCGCCATCCTCTCGCTCGCGTGGGGGATCGGCGAGGCGATCGACGCGCTCGGGACGGGCGACTACGTGGCGACGATGGCGGTCGGATCCGTGTCCCCCGCGCTGTTGCCCGCGCTGGTGTTCGTCGTCGCGGGCGTCATCGCCTTCTCGACGGGCACGTCGTGGGGGACGATGGGAATCGTCACCCCAATCGCGATTCCGATCGCGTGGGAGGTCAGCGGCGGCGGTCCCGCCGGTCACACGCTCGTCGCCGCGATGGTCGGCGTCATCTTCTCCGGGGCGATCTTCGGCGATCACAGCTCGCCGATCTCGGACACGACCGTCCTCTCGGCGACGTTCACCGGTGCCGACCTGATCGACCACGTTCGGACGCAGATCTACTACGCCGTCACCGTCGCCGCTGTCGTGGTACTGCTTCTCGTGATCTGGGGGTTCACGCGGGTGACGCCGCTCGCGCTGCTCCCGCTCGGCGCGGTCGTGCTCGTCGGGCTCGTGTATCTCCTCTCTGCGGTCGACGCGCGCCGCCGCGGGATCGACCCGGTGTCGGTCCGCGAGGTCCAAAGCGACGACGGCGACGCGGTCGTCGTCGCCGGAACCGAACAAGAGGACTGA
- a CDS encoding APC family permease, with protein MYVSVEIMTSVKSLRSLLTRSRPGKLGLLEVIAMGVGGMVSGGIYAVLGVAMQQAGNAVPLSYLIAGIITLLTAYSYLKLTLHFGEYGGAFSFVEHIVDNPIIAAYVGWVLVVGYVGVMAMYAFAFGAYTLTAARAIAGIELPQLLRPIISTLIVATFVGLNLRGVHETGLFEDIAVYIKIVVLLSLATLGVIFYDGNVAALDFFSKGVVSPIAGFAIIFVSYEGFQLLVYDYEDIENVERVLPIGMYVAIAISILIYVSVSFMATLHLTPEQLLAHQEVALAEAVSNIPVLGGAGFVLVILSAMKSTSSGINATLFGTSRLVHKIATENALPRMFSFQNRKGVPVYSLLIIGSLTAALAALGTLKQITEFGSVAFLISFAVTNYTNIVLADETGSNRLIPVLGLVGTGVALPVVLYHLYRTDVEILLWIVGIFAVVFLIEFLYVDRSSFTPDLDGGERG; from the coding sequence TTGTACGTCTCAGTCGAGATCATGACTTCTGTGAAATCACTCCGATCTCTCCTGACTCGCAGTCGTCCTGGGAAACTCGGACTCCTCGAGGTCATTGCGATGGGTGTCGGTGGTATGGTTTCGGGCGGGATCTACGCTGTACTGGGTGTCGCAATGCAGCAAGCCGGTAACGCTGTCCCGTTGTCGTATCTCATTGCGGGTATCATCACCCTTCTTACTGCCTATTCCTATCTCAAACTCACGCTACACTTCGGCGAGTACGGCGGCGCATTTTCATTCGTTGAGCACATCGTTGACAACCCGATAATTGCCGCGTACGTCGGGTGGGTTCTCGTCGTCGGCTACGTCGGCGTGATGGCGATGTACGCGTTCGCCTTCGGTGCATACACGCTCACTGCCGCGAGAGCCATCGCAGGGATCGAACTCCCGCAACTCTTGCGGCCGATTATCTCAACCCTGATCGTCGCTACGTTCGTTGGTCTCAATCTCCGGGGCGTCCACGAGACTGGCCTCTTCGAAGACATCGCAGTGTACATCAAAATCGTCGTCTTGCTGTCACTCGCAACCCTCGGAGTGATTTTTTATGATGGGAATGTGGCAGCACTCGACTTCTTCAGCAAGGGCGTCGTCAGTCCCATCGCCGGATTCGCCATTATTTTCGTCTCCTATGAGGGCTTCCAACTCTTGGTCTATGACTACGAAGACATCGAGAACGTGGAACGAGTGTTGCCAATCGGGATGTACGTCGCCATCGCTATTTCGATACTGATCTACGTCTCAGTGTCGTTCATGGCGACACTTCACCTTACGCCAGAGCAACTTCTCGCCCATCAGGAAGTCGCACTCGCCGAGGCCGTCTCCAACATCCCCGTTCTCGGGGGTGCTGGATTTGTTCTCGTCATCCTTTCGGCAATGAAAAGCACCTCGTCGGGTATCAATGCGACCTTGTTCGGTACCTCGCGGCTTGTTCATAAGATTGCGACAGAAAATGCACTCCCGCGTATGTTTTCGTTCCAGAACCGAAAAGGGGTCCCCGTCTACTCGTTGCTGATTATCGGCAGCCTGACGGCAGCACTCGCAGCCCTTGGCACTCTCAAACAGATTACTGAATTCGGATCAGTGGCCTTTCTGATCTCGTTTGCAGTCACGAATTACACGAACATCGTGCTCGCCGACGAGACGGGGTCGAACCGCCTCATTCCAGTACTTGGTCTGGTCGGCACGGGAGTTGCGCTACCGGTTGTTCTCTATCACCTCTATCGGACTGACGTGGAGATTCTGCTCTGGATCGTGGGGATCTTCGCGGTAGTCTTCCTCATAGAGTTCCTCTATGTCGATCGGAGTTCGTTTACGCCCGATCTAGACGGGGGAGAGAGAGGTTGA
- a CDS encoding RND family transporter: MNAGERIQDGLEHAGRYAARNQVKTIAVVLVTALVAVGVGVAGIQMSMGMTLYIEDDSQTATDWETLKEDFETGNNVFVIVESGELHDPETIRAIDRLDRRYAENIDETTTVTSLADVVRQGNGGELPQTESEVERAIDRVRAQGPESAAMVDRLEPEPGTTIILASYGDVDTFDRGAFLPQRDSDIIYDRVQTETGLAPLPPGVTTTITGQPVFENAAFGLMLPEMITLFAGAFALIFTVVYLVMRAKVERGWHVFLPLGTAMVALAYMVGAMGVFGFDFNAIMLGVMPIALGLGIDYGLQIHSRYVEEREAGCSPETAAAVATRTTGRALLIAMGATVIGLGSLLVSSVPPVRQFGITSATAVLASMALSITLLPALLVRFDGDGYTQRDPTDTSPASSDWLETGTERFTSVVTGGRPLVTLFVALLLVTGGAYAYPQVEPNQEMMDFWPQDLDAKNDMDRLSDTVDSPKVMYVSVSSETAYSPETFRELARYQRLMLANDRVNAVQSPVLAVQMANGGTIPETEGQLDTTLARQTGTGMMSVRDPAQTPSRVLLTFYVDDVEGEEVRTLIDEFEGNADLALTGANDVRVTGKPVLNRNVIENVTAGLTPMTVISFTLGFVFLAFAFRSVRVSAIIVVSVAGSAALLVAGGMYVLAVPWNPLTITMSSLTLGIGVTYGIHIYERFVYETETHGRPPIGAAATSVAKLSRPIIGSSFTTIFGFGILVVSRFPVLANFGVTTVLAIGLSLATAFGILPAVLTLASPASEDGGTTEATPAAD; the protein is encoded by the coding sequence ATGAACGCCGGAGAGCGGATCCAAGACGGGTTAGAACACGCGGGCCGGTACGCCGCGCGAAATCAGGTCAAGACGATTGCCGTCGTGCTCGTGACGGCGCTCGTCGCCGTCGGCGTCGGGGTCGCGGGGATCCAGATGAGCATGGGGATGACCCTGTACATCGAGGACGACTCTCAGACGGCGACCGACTGGGAGACGCTCAAAGAGGACTTCGAGACGGGCAACAACGTGTTCGTTATCGTCGAGTCCGGCGAGCTTCACGACCCCGAGACGATCCGAGCGATCGACAGGCTCGACAGGCGATACGCCGAGAATATCGACGAGACGACCACAGTCACCTCCTTGGCGGACGTCGTCCGTCAGGGGAACGGCGGCGAGCTACCGCAGACGGAATCGGAGGTCGAACGAGCGATCGACAGGGTACGCGCGCAGGGCCCTGAGTCGGCCGCGATGGTCGACCGACTCGAACCCGAGCCCGGCACGACGATCATCCTCGCGAGCTACGGCGACGTCGACACGTTCGACCGAGGGGCGTTCCTCCCGCAGCGCGACTCCGACATCATCTACGACAGGGTCCAAACGGAGACCGGTCTCGCGCCGTTACCGCCCGGCGTGACGACGACCATCACCGGGCAGCCCGTCTTCGAGAACGCCGCGTTCGGACTCATGTTGCCCGAGATGATCACGCTGTTCGCCGGGGCGTTCGCGCTCATCTTCACCGTGGTCTACCTGGTGATGCGCGCGAAGGTGGAGCGGGGGTGGCACGTGTTCCTCCCGCTCGGAACCGCCATGGTCGCGCTGGCGTACATGGTCGGTGCGATGGGCGTGTTCGGGTTCGACTTCAACGCGATCATGCTCGGAGTCATGCCCATCGCGCTCGGCCTAGGGATCGACTACGGGCTGCAGATCCACTCGCGGTACGTCGAGGAGCGCGAGGCGGGGTGCTCGCCGGAGACCGCCGCGGCGGTCGCGACGCGGACTACCGGTCGCGCGCTGCTCATCGCGATGGGCGCGACCGTGATCGGACTGGGGTCGCTTCTGGTGTCCAGCGTTCCCCCCGTCAGACAGTTCGGGATAACGAGCGCGACCGCGGTGTTGGCGTCGATGGCGCTGTCGATCACGCTCCTCCCCGCGCTCCTCGTCCGGTTCGATGGCGACGGGTACACACAGCGGGATCCGACCGACACCTCCCCGGCGTCGAGCGACTGGCTGGAGACCGGGACGGAGCGGTTCACCAGCGTCGTCACCGGGGGACGACCGCTCGTGACCCTGTTCGTCGCGCTCCTGTTGGTCACCGGCGGTGCCTACGCGTATCCGCAGGTGGAACCGAATCAGGAGATGATGGACTTCTGGCCTCAAGATCTCGACGCGAAAAACGACATGGACCGGCTGTCCGACACCGTCGACAGCCCGAAGGTGATGTACGTCAGCGTCAGCTCCGAGACGGCGTACTCGCCGGAGACGTTCCGCGAACTGGCCAGGTACCAACGACTCATGCTGGCGAACGACCGGGTGAACGCGGTACAGAGTCCGGTGTTGGCCGTCCAGATGGCGAACGGCGGTACGATTCCGGAGACCGAAGGACAGCTTGACACGACGCTGGCACGTCAGACGGGGACGGGAATGATGAGCGTCCGCGATCCCGCCCAGACGCCGTCACGGGTGCTCTTGACGTTCTACGTCGACGACGTGGAAGGTGAGGAGGTCCGGACGCTCATCGACGAGTTCGAGGGGAACGCCGACCTCGCGTTGACCGGCGCGAACGACGTCCGCGTTACCGGGAAGCCGGTGCTCAATCGGAACGTGATCGAGAACGTCACGGCGGGGTTGACGCCGATGACGGTCATCTCGTTCACGCTCGGGTTCGTGTTCCTCGCGTTCGCGTTCCGGTCGGTCCGCGTGTCCGCGATCATCGTCGTCAGCGTCGCCGGCAGCGCGGCGCTCCTCGTCGCCGGGGGAATGTACGTGCTCGCGGTCCCGTGGAACCCGCTCACGATCACGATGTCGTCGCTCACGCTCGGGATCGGCGTGACCTACGGGATCCACATCTACGAGCGGTTCGTCTACGAGACGGAGACGCACGGGCGGCCGCCGATCGGGGCCGCGGCAACGTCTGTCGCTAAGCTCTCCCGACCGATCATCGGGTCAAGTTTCACCACGATCTTCGGGTTCGGGATCCTCGTCGTTTCGCGGTTCCCGGTGCTCGCGAACTTCGGGGTGACGACCGTGCTGGCGATCGGGCTGTCGCTCGCGACCGCGTTCGGTATTCTCCCCGCCGTGTTGACCCTCGCGTCGCCTGCCTCCGAGGACGGCGGGACAACCGAGGCGACGCCGGCGGCTGACTGA
- a CDS encoding COG1361 S-layer family protein, whose translation MNGNLDGTLRKAAVVGIALLLVGSMGIGISGTAAERFSEESVPELDATVAGSNTVTPGETTTLTLAIQNRHDGVTDSDRAIEDVSRVVQAHGVQIGAATGTTVTYDDEGVPLDVKMGAQSVGTVRTGSATQVPLTIEVDESAEPGTYRVPMELEFSYIRDIFVDSDDYTVNRNTGTEQTGVTIRVEPDGRLTVVDVRGDGLYKNAEGDVAVTVRNAGSEAMDDATLSLVGSTHFKPQSNEVALGTVAPGDTRNATFQTVVRGVESAGSYAVGFRAAYEDANGQPSESTVRYGSVGVSQGPQYDVSVESRSLYVDSTGAARVTVTNTGDVAATNARVFAKPDRPFAPLSNGGQLGTLEPGESATTSIKMEVSDRALAQSYALPIVVAHDDKYGNTVRSDPLTADVSVGPERQFTVVDTARIEAGATERIEMTVENTGESAFEDAVVRINADSPFETDDDTAYVGELSPGERATVSYTVTADEAATPKAYTLDATIKYDNPFDETVVSDVRPATVEVTEPSGPSTPLVLTAVGVPVLLGAGIVFKRDRLRQYLG comes from the coding sequence ATGAACGGCAACCTAGATGGGACGCTGCGGAAGGCGGCCGTCGTCGGAATCGCGTTACTGCTCGTCGGATCGATGGGAATCGGCATCTCGGGGACGGCCGCGGAGCGGTTCAGCGAGGAGTCGGTTCCGGAACTCGATGCGACCGTCGCCGGGAGCAACACGGTGACCCCGGGTGAGACCACGACGCTGACGCTCGCGATCCAGAACCGCCACGACGGGGTCACCGACTCCGATCGGGCGATCGAAGACGTCTCGCGGGTCGTACAGGCACACGGGGTGCAGATCGGGGCTGCGACCGGAACGACCGTCACGTACGACGACGAGGGGGTCCCGCTCGACGTGAAGATGGGGGCACAGAGCGTTGGCACGGTGCGGACTGGCAGTGCCACGCAAGTCCCCCTCACTATCGAAGTCGACGAGTCGGCCGAACCGGGGACCTACAGGGTGCCGATGGAACTCGAGTTCTCGTACATCCGCGACATCTTCGTCGACAGCGACGACTACACCGTCAACCGGAACACCGGGACTGAGCAGACGGGCGTCACGATCCGCGTCGAGCCGGACGGCCGGCTGACGGTCGTCGACGTTCGCGGCGACGGACTCTACAAGAACGCCGAGGGCGACGTGGCGGTGACCGTGCGCAACGCCGGCAGCGAGGCGATGGACGACGCGACGCTCTCGCTCGTCGGGTCGACCCACTTCAAACCGCAGAGCAACGAGGTCGCGCTCGGCACCGTCGCGCCCGGCGACACGCGGAACGCCACCTTCCAAACCGTCGTCCGCGGCGTCGAGTCCGCCGGGTCGTACGCCGTCGGATTCCGCGCCGCCTACGAAGACGCGAACGGACAGCCGAGTGAGTCCACCGTGCGATACGGGAGCGTCGGCGTGTCACAGGGGCCGCAGTACGACGTGTCGGTCGAGTCGCGCTCGCTCTACGTGGATTCGACCGGAGCAGCGCGCGTTACGGTGACGAACACCGGCGACGTGGCCGCGACGAACGCGCGCGTGTTCGCCAAGCCCGATCGACCGTTCGCGCCGCTGTCGAACGGCGGGCAGCTCGGGACGCTCGAACCGGGCGAGTCGGCGACCACCAGCATCAAGATGGAAGTGTCCGATCGGGCGCTCGCGCAGTCGTACGCGCTCCCGATAGTCGTCGCCCACGACGACAAATACGGAAACACCGTCCGCAGCGACCCGCTGACCGCGGACGTCTCGGTCGGTCCCGAGCGGCAGTTCACCGTGGTCGACACCGCGCGAATCGAAGCGGGCGCGACGGAGCGGATCGAGATGACCGTCGAGAACACGGGCGAGAGCGCCTTCGAGGACGCGGTCGTCCGAATCAACGCCGACTCGCCGTTCGAGACTGACGACGACACGGCGTACGTCGGCGAGCTGTCGCCGGGCGAGCGGGCGACCGTCTCGTACACGGTCACCGCAGACGAGGCGGCGACGCCGAAGGCGTACACCCTCGACGCGACGATCAAGTACGACAATCCGTTCGACGAGACGGTCGTCTCCGACGTCCGGCCGGCCACAGTCGAGGTGACCGAGCCGAGCGGTCCGTCGACTCCGCTCGTCCTGACGGCGGTCGGCGTGCCGGTGCTTCTCGGAGCCGGGATCGTGTTTAAGCGCGACCGACTGCGCCAGTACCTCGGGTAA